Genomic window (Cryptococcus neoformans var. grubii H99 chromosome 9, complete sequence):
CCTGATACCCCAAAGTAATCCGATTGTCCCTACTaccctcccttcttcctctcaacaACGGCCTGCCGACTACTTGTGAACAACACTAAGAGCATAGTGCCGCGTCCCTCGACAAACATGTTCCTTGCTTCGTCAGTTATAGAGGTCCTCATGATAATCAACTGTAGTCACTGAATCTGCAAATTTCCCCCACTGGAGCGCATCTGGTTCAGCATGAGGtactttctccttttccgACTTAATCACAAAGACTACATTACACGCATGTTGGAAAGATAAGAGCGCATTTACAAACGTCTTCTCTTCGACCGCTTGATGAAAGAATACCGTAGCGACGCATGCCATCAACCTGTTATGCATTGCGATATGCAAGGCCCATTTTTCATTACTGAATTCTCATTTGCAGTCACTAGAGAATACTCTATCCAGCCCTTTGCGCTTCATTCGGGCAAGCCCAACTCCAGCCCTGTACCCTCTTCTCAGCAAATagcttcttcacctcctcctccagttcctttttctccagTCCCCCTTCGCCCCCGTGCGCATCCGGATTCAcgtctttccatcttctcacCGTATCCTTTATCTCTTGCAAATCCTTACATCCCACCACGATCGGTACCCGTCTACCGTCTGGCTGCCTCAATGGACGATACCCAAACGAAAGCGCTACGTCTTCTAGTTTcatccctttttctttacACAGCTCCACCGCTGCCCGGGTGGCATCGGATACCTCCGGATAGTTCTTCGCTGGATGCCAATCAGGTCCACCAGAAGTGGTGAGAAGACCCATAGCAAGCGGTGAAGCGCTCACTATCTGTCTCACACCCGCCTTCTCCGTCAAAGCTTGTAGATAACCTTGTTGGAGCGCATCATTCTGCAGGGTATGATGGGCGTACGTCTGGACAACATCGAGCGGTTTTCGGGTACTATGGAATACGAGGAGAGCAAggcggagaaggatggggagagGGTAACCCGCGATACCGACGAGTATGATGTGGCCCGTGGTTTGGAGCTCACGGAGGGCGCCAATGCCGTCTAAGATCTTGAGTTCTTCGGCGGTAGGTACAGGAGGTTGAGATAAGAtggtggaaagaagagatacAGGGTCACCTTCGTATGATGGGCCGGGTAAAGCATACTCTACGTCGTGCAGATCTATAATCATTAGTGTATTTATCTTCTGGTACTTAACTGTTTTCAGAGACGGGAAAGCTTACAAACAGCATCGAGATAATCAGTCTTCAGCCTCCGCAAACTTCTTTCCACACTAGCTTGGACGACTTTGGGATCATACGTATGATCAGACGAGTTCGGTCCGTATTTACCAACTTTGGTGATGATGCGGTATGATCCACGAGGATAATCTAGGGCGGCAAGTGCGTTGCCGAGGATGATTTCTGACGGATGGTACCATGGTGCTAAGCAGAATTCAGTTCCTCACAATGGATAGAGGAACCATAAATCACTCACAAGTGTCAAAAGCGTTCATACCGCTGCGCAAAGCCAACCGCACAACTCGTAATGGCATAGACGACTGGACATTGTCATCGTCGGCATATATCCCGTACCCAAATGTCGAGCATCCCAAGATAAGAGGTGGAAATACCACAGACCTGTCGTTGGGATCCTTGGGCGCCTATGCGAAGATCTTTAGCCCCCCCCATTCCGTGAAACACTCATAAAGCTCACTGTGGGCAGACGTTCATCGTCACCAGAGGGCTTGTCGTGCTCTACATCTGCAATGGCCGAAATGTCGAACGGAGGGATGTCCGGTTCaggctgagaaggatgatagGGAGACAGTTTCTTTGCAGGCATGGCGATTTGTGTTGAAGATCGAGACATTACGATGAGTTCTGATAGCACATAAAACCGCGATCCCTCAGCACCCGGCCATCTGCCGCTGGTCTCCGGCGGACCGGCAACTTCGTCCCGATCGAGTTGTTTTGATTCCAACAAGAGCTGCTTCTGTGGATTTGTTAATAAATCAATTATTTATCCCTTATTAATTCCTTAATTATCTTCATCCTGCTACATCCATGGCAGGGCCCACCGTCCACACTTACGTATTACTCGTACTATTTTCAACGGGAAAACATCCTTTCAACGAGCGAACGAGACTGTACGAAGATCCTTCTGCTCTTTTGATACTGGCTGCACTTGCGTTCACAACCAAAAGACGCCCGCATGGGCATACCACTCAGAAGCAAGTTTCAATTCCCGACAACACAAGTGTCAAATGTCCAACTCCAAAGGTCCGATCAACAGCAGACCGACAGCTAGGTACAAAGACAACAGCGCATCAACGAAGAACATGCATTGATGCCTATCCGATACCAGTTCAGCCATACCTTTCAACATACATTACTCTGTCCGCGTTCGCTTCGACTCTCTTGTACGCCGCGTTAGTGACAAGGACAGGCGAATTTTTTGATACTCGACGGAGGAATATCAGCTATCTTTCCAGGACAAAAAGATGTATAAATACCATGCCTGAAACTCCGCTGTTTGGATACAACCAGAAGTTCATCATTTGAAGATGCTGCCAAATATagattcttcctctaccaGCACCGCTGTCGATTCTAGAGCTGCTCGGGCTGAACGAAGAGAACAGGAGAAAtcgaggaaagagagggaagcgGAGCGACTAGGCAAGTGTACTGTCATGTTTGAGGGACAAAGCTGATGACATCTTTAGGCAACTGAGTTGTTACACCCTCTTCAAATGATAGCTACCTCCAAGCTAACATCATTGCTGTATTAGGACTACGACTTCCTTAAATTCACTTAGTCATTATTTTGATGAAAACGGATGGCGGAAGAGCCCGATAACAACACTAGTATGACTTCAGGTCAGTCCTTACTTTCCGCTTCTAATCCCTTTACTGACCGTGCAACTCGCCGTGTCCCTTAGGTGACGAGGAGGTCCCATTTGGTGAGTGAGGCGCGACCGGAAAACATGGTTTTCACTAAATACAAGTTGATAGAGTATTCCCCCGAAATGAAAGCAATGCTTCAGAGGAGTATTCAAGGTGCAAAGGCTTTCGACCACGCCGCTAGCGAAATGAGCATCAAGATTCCACTTCTCGACATTTTTCAGAAAACTCCATCATGTTTCGTTGACGACTGTACTTCAGTCAAGAACGAGCTGGCCACCCTAATCAAGAATCTGAAACAAAGCGCCGAATTCGTGCGAGGCGGTGACGGTCTCAGTCACTAAATGATCGAATCGCTATACCAGAAAAGTTACTTCGCCTGCAACGAGCACGCAAACACTGTTCCGGATGATTACGACCCGACTATCCTCAGCACTGTCAAGTGCGGTCTTAGGTTGCGCCCAGGCCAGAATAACCAATCTTTTGATGAATGGTCTATCCCATCCCTTTGGGGACAAGCCGTTGCCTAGTACACGAATCTGCGATATCGATATTCCTATCCGAGAAGGTACCAACTGGCCCTACACGGATGAAGGGCGCGTCTTATGTTCTCTTTCTCACGCCGCTCTCCACCGTCGAAGCGTCAAGCAGCGGAGGAATAGGTCGTCTAGACTTGGTGGCGGATTTGAAACAAATAGTAATCGTGTTGGCGAGCTTGAAACTGGAAAACGCAAGAGGACAGAAGGAACATCCCGTCACAAAGGCAACGCTTCTTTCCGTCTTCCCCCTGCTTTGATCGGAGCTCGTAAGACTGAAGTCGACCCTACTTCCGATATTCGTACGGCAGAGACGGAATCATTCTTCGACCAAACTCCTCTGGCTGCGACATATCTTAGTAAGGAGAAGGCTCTCGAGTGCACCCAATGCTTTACTGTGGATCCCTCGTACCCTTTAACAGGGGACGTTCAATCGAAGCGTATGTGGCACAGCAGTGAAGCAGGTTATAAAGCTCGTGAGAAGTTGAGGATCTTTGGAGGATACGTATGTGGTCAGCCTCGTTGCGAGTCTACGCGTGCTTTGGACCTATTGTGGGACTCCCATCAACCAAGGATCGCCACATGCAAGAACCCAACTGAGTGTAGAGTCACATTTGCACTTACCACCGGGCTGGAAGCCGACTGGCCATACACCACTACCGTGTGGAAGCAGGACGGTACACAATCGACCTATTACCAGTGTAGTGCTTGGTGCAATGCCCAGTCGATCGCTTCTGAGGCTAGCAAGCTCGACCCTTATGCAACACTTTACAATAAGGCGTTTGACACCAGCGGACCTCCAATAAAGAAAAGCTAT
Coding sequences:
- a CDS encoding galactose dehydrogenase; the protein is MSRSSTQIAMPAKKLSPYHPSQPEPDIPPFDISAIADVEHDKPSGDDERLPTAPKDPNDRSVVFPPLILGCSTFGYGIYADDDNVQSSMPLRVVRLALRSGMNAFDTSPWYHPSEIILGNALAALDYPRGSYRIITKVGKYGPNSSDHTYDPKVVQASVERSLRRLKTDYLDAVYLHDVEYALPGPSYEGDPVSLLSTILSQPPVPTAEELKILDGIGALRELQTTGHIILVGIAGYPLPILLRLALLVFHSTRKPLDVVQTYAHHTLQNDALQQGYLQALTEKAGVRQIVSASPLAMGLLTTSGGPDWHPAKNYPEVSDATRAAVELCKEKGMKLEDVALSFGYRPLRQPDGRRVPIVVGCKDLQEIKDTVRRWKDVNPDAHGGEGGLEKKELEEEVKKLFAEKRVQGWSWACPNEAQRAG